One region of Takifugu flavidus isolate HTHZ2018 chromosome 14, ASM371156v2, whole genome shotgun sequence genomic DNA includes:
- the cfap298 gene encoding cilia- and flagella-associated protein 298: protein MVQLHVKRGDESQFLVRTCGDTSVDALIQQITEIYNGRLRVGRISSEITELSEHGIALPPNMQGLTEEQIMELKLRDEWEEKCVPSGGPVLKKDEMGRRNGHAPNDKMKEVLMKTVEAAKALVSKKQAEANVCLTMEMVKEALDQLRGAIMIVYPMGLPPHDPIKMEFEHREDLSGTQASLEVITEDECQLWWAGQQLQRGKKLQDYIGKNEKTKLVVKIQKKGQGAPAREPLITDDQQKQMMLQHYRRQEELKKLEEANDDSHLDSAWADRQSLKKQFQGLSNIKWGPR from the exons ATGGTGCAGCTGCATGTGAAGCGAGGGGACGAAAGTCAGTTTCTTGTGCGCACCTGCGGGGACACCTCCGTGGACGCGCTCATCCAGCAGATCACGGAGATTTATAATGGCAGACTCCGGGTGGGACGCATCTCTTCAG AGATCACGGAGTTGTCCGAACACGGAATCGCGCTGCCGCCCAACATGCAAGGCCTGACAGAAGAGCAGATTATGGAGCTGAAGCTGAGAGATGAATGGGAAGAGAAGTGCGTTCCCAGCGGAGGACCAGTGTTGAAGAAGGATGAGATGGGAAGGAGGAACGGCCACG CTCCTAACGACAAAATGAAAGAGGTATTGATGAAGACGGTGGAGGCAGCCAAGGCCCTGGTCTCTAAG AAACAAGCAGAAGCTAACGTGTGTCTCACCATGGAGATGGTAAAGGAAGccctggaccagctcaggggcGCCATCATGATTGTGTATCCCATGGGTTTGCCTCCTCATGACCCCATCAAGATGGAATTTGAGCATCGAGAAGACCTGTCAGGCA CTCAGGCGTCTCTGGAGGTGATCACAGAGGACGAGTGCCAGCTTTGGTGGGCCGGCCAACAACTGCAGAGGGGCAAAAAGCTGCAGGACTACATCGgcaaaaatgaaaagacaaagcTTGTCGTCAAAATCCAAAAG AAGGGGCAGGGGGCGCCAGCGAGGGAGCCGCTGATCACCGACGACCAGCAGAAACAGATGATGCTGCAGCACTACCgcaggcaggaggagctgaag AAACTTGAGGAGGCGAATGACGATTCCCACTTGGACTCGGCgtgggcagacagacagtcgCTGAAGAAACAGTTCCAAGGGCTCAGCAACATTAAGTGGGGGCCCAGGTGA
- the eva1c gene encoding LOW QUALITY PROTEIN: protein eva-1 homolog C (The sequence of the model RefSeq protein was modified relative to this genomic sequence to represent the inferred CDS: deleted 2 bases in 1 codon): protein MRVLGWTRLIQGEDWSLFCLTFLLWTSMSGLADFSTYLSGTVTGRSAHACDGHPLRLRCPRHATISIQSAFYGSGAAGLCAAEPGARARARHRGCSAFTALQKLLSECQNHRRCQLPVHHLLFGKDPCPGTAKYLHVDYKCQPTEHKRLVVCEGGAMVLRCKPPRVLNIYAAVYGRSPAQPDTCPSRLARPPPFECLNHEAQRLVSKSCHSKHKCVVAVSNQTFQDPCAPGTRKYLSVAYSCGDPREQDPPPTPSPPVDTEKAPPAVTEEPWSKESRRADPSGAMSSSLLAYAYVTEHGEMAALLFTSSVCLGLLLTLLAVSVRVTCRGRRRGARNAGPRTGRCHRQKEDEGKGQGGQGGQGEGADSRLLSAADRKDLCSREEVTYTSEAAERAERIERRDMILQEIWMDAYLNSSSGKL from the exons ATGCGGGTCCTGGGCTGGACGCGTCTGATCCAGGGAGAAGACTGgagcctgttctgcctgaccttCCTGCTGTGGACCAGCATGAGCGGACTGGCCGACTTTTCCA CCTACCTGTCCGGGACGGTCACCGGTCGCTCCGCCCACGCCTGCGACGGCCACCCCCTGCGGCTCCGCTGCCCTCGCCACGCCACCATCTCCATCCAGTCCGCCTTCTACGGCAGCGGCGCAGCCGGGCTGTGTGCGGCAGAACCTGGGGCCCGGGCCCGGGCCCGGCACCGCGGCTGCTCGGCCTTCACCGCCCTGCAG AAGCTGCTGTCGGAGTGTCAGAACCACAGGCGCTGTCAGCTGCCCGTCCACCACCTGCTGTTTGGGAAGGACCCCTGTCCCGGCACGGCCAAATACCTCCATGTGGACTACAAATGCCAACCAA CGGAACACAAGAGGCTGgtggtgtgtgagggaggggcGATGGTCCTGCGCTGTAAGCCCCCCAGGGTGCTGAACATCTACGCAGCTGTCTATGGGAGGAGTCCGGCCCAGCCCGACACCTGCCCCTCACGCCTGGCAAGACCACCCCCATTTG AGTGTCTGAACCACGAAGCCCAACGCCTCGTGTCCAAATCCTGCCACAGCAAACACAAGTGCGTTGTTGCCGTGAGCAACCAGACCTTTCAGGACCCCTGCGCTCCGGGAACCAGGAAGTACCTGAGTGTGGCCTATTCTTGCG GAGACCCGAGggagcaggaccccccccccactccgtCTCCTCCTGTGGACACCGAGAAag cccctccTGCAGTCACCGAGGAGCCCTGGTCCAAAGAGTCCAGAAGAGCCGATCCCTCGGGAGCGAtgagcagctctctgctggcGTACGCCTACGTCACAG AGCACGGAGAAATGGCCGCCCTGCTCTTCACCTCCAGCGTGTGCCTGGGGCTGCTGCTCACGCTGCTGGCCGTGTCTGTCCGggtgacctgcagggggcgccggCGCGGAGCTCGGAACGCTGGTCCCAGGACCGGCAGATGCCACCGGCAGAAGGAAGACGAGGGTAAAGGCCAGGGCGGCCAGGGCGGCCAG GGCGAGGGGGCGGACAGCCGTTTACTCTCcgcagcagacaggaaggacTTGTGCAGCCGGGAGGAAGTGACGTACACGAGCGAAGCCGCCGAGCGCGCCGAGAGGATCGAGCGCAGGGACATGATCCTGCAGGAGATCTGGATGGACGCCTATCTGAACAGCAGCTCCGGTAAACTCTGA